The Cyprinus carpio isolate SPL01 chromosome A9, ASM1834038v1, whole genome shotgun sequence genome window below encodes:
- the LOC109075400 gene encoding 10 kDa heat shock protein, mitochondrial isoform X2, whose protein sequence is MQAFRKFLPMFDRVLVERLAAETVTKGGIMIPEKSQAKVLQASVVAVGPGSTNKDGKVTPVCVKVGDKVLLPEYGGTKVTLDDKDYFLFRDGDILGKYVE, encoded by the exons ATG CAGGCTTTCCGGAAATTTCTTCCCATGTTCGACCgcgtgttggtggagcggctagCTGCAGAGACTGTGACTAAAGGAGGCATCATGATTCCAGAGAAGTCTCAAGCCAAAGTGCTGCAGGCTTCAGTGGTAGCAGTGGGTCCTGGATCCACCAACAAg GATGGGAAAGTAACACCTGTCTGTGTCAAAGTTGGGGATAAGGTCCTGCTGCCAGAGTACGGAGGAACTAAAGTTACTCTTGATGATAAG gACTATTTCCTGTTCCGGGATGGAGATATTCTTGGCAAATATGTAGAATGA
- the LOC109075400 gene encoding MOB-like protein phocein isoform X1, whose translation MVMAEGTAVLRRNRPGTKAKDFYNWSDESFEEMDSTLAVQQYIQQNIRSDCSNIEKIMEPPEGQDEGVWKYEHLRQFCLELNGLAVKLQNECHPDTCTQMTATEQWIFLCAAHKTPKECPAIDYTRHTLDGAACLLNSNKYFPSRVSIKESSVAKLGSVCRRIYRIFSHAYFHHRQIFDKYENETFLCHRFTRFVMKYNLMSKDNLIVPILEEEVQSATAGESDA comes from the exons ATGGTCATGGCGGAGGGCACAGCTGTTCTGAGGAGGAATAGACCAGGCACCAAGGCAAAG GACTTCTATaactggtctgatgagtcttttGAAGAGATGGACAGCACACTGGCAGTGCAACAG tatatTCAGCAGAACATTCGCTCAGATTGTTCCAACATAGAGAAGATTATGGAGCCTCCAGAGGGACAGGATGAGGGGGTGTGGAAATATGAACATCTCAG ACAGTTCTGTTTGGAGCTGAATGGCTTAGCAGTTAAACTGCAG AACGAGTGTCATCCTGACACGTGTACCCAGATGACTGCCACGGAGCAGTGGATCTTTCTGTGTGCTGCCCATAAAACTCCCAAAGAG TGCCCTGCCATCGACTACACAAGGCACACTCTCGATGGAGCTGCGTGTCTTCTCAACAGCAACAAGTATTTTCCCAGCCG CGTCAGCATTAAAGAATCATCCGTGGCCAAACTGGGCTCGGTTTGCCGTCGCATCTATAGGATTTTCTCCCATGCTTACTTTCACCACCGCCAGATTTTTGACAAGTATGAG AATGAGACTTTCTTGTGTCACCGCTTCACTCGTTTTGTGATGAAGTACAACCTCATGTCTAAGGACAACCTCATTGTGCCCATCCTGGAAGAGGAAGTCCAGAGTGCCACTGCTGGGGAGAGTGACGCCTGA
- the LOC109075400 gene encoding 10 kDa heat shock protein, mitochondrial isoform X3 — translation MAFRKFLPMFDRVLVERLAAETVTKGGIMIPEKSQAKVLQASVVAVGPGSTNKDGKVTPVCVKVGDKVLLPEYGGTKVTLDDKDYFLFRDGDILGKYVE, via the exons ATG GCTTTCCGGAAATTTCTTCCCATGTTCGACCgcgtgttggtggagcggctagCTGCAGAGACTGTGACTAAAGGAGGCATCATGATTCCAGAGAAGTCTCAAGCCAAAGTGCTGCAGGCTTCAGTGGTAGCAGTGGGTCCTGGATCCACCAACAAg GATGGGAAAGTAACACCTGTCTGTGTCAAAGTTGGGGATAAGGTCCTGCTGCCAGAGTACGGAGGAACTAAAGTTACTCTTGATGATAAG gACTATTTCCTGTTCCGGGATGGAGATATTCTTGGCAAATATGTAGAATGA
- the LOC122146140 gene encoding 60 kDa heat shock protein, mitochondrial has translation MKNTCEFSVTAAALKRLLFLYHSQSAVLTDTRILSFTSRSLCKMLRLPSLMKQMRPVCRALAPHLTRAYAKDIKFGADARALMLQGVDLLADAVAVTMGPKGRTVIIEQSWGSPKVTKDGVTVAKSIDLKDRYKNIGAKLVQDVANNTNEEAGDGTTTATVLARAVAKEGFDTISKGANPVEIRRGVMMAVEEVINELKKLSKPVTTPEEIAQVATISANGDTEVGTIISNAMKKVGRKGVITVKDGKTLHDELEIIEGMKFDRGYISPYFINTAKGQKCEFQDAYLLLSEKKISSVQSIVPALEMANQHRKPLVIIAEDVDGEALSTLVLNRLKVGLQVVAVKAPGFGDNRKNQLQDMAISTGATVFGDEAVGLAIEDIQAHDFGRVGEVIVTKDDTMLLKGRGDAAAIEKRVNEIAEQLESTNSDYEKEKLNERLAKLSDGVAVIKVGGTSDVEVNEKKDRVTDALNATRAAVEEGIVLGGGCALLRCIPALDNIKPANNDQLIGIDIIRRALRIPAMTIAKNAGVEGSLVVEKILQSAPEIGYDAMNGEYVNMVERGIIDPTKVVRTALLDAAGVASLLSTAEAVVTEIPKEEKDMPAGGMGGMGGMGGMGGMGF, from the exons ATGAAGAACACATGTGAGTTCAGTGTAACTGCGGCAGCGCTAAAGCGGCTTCTCTTCTTATATCACTCACAGTCTGCTGTGCTGACGGACACGCGCATCCTTTCATTCACCTCCAGATCACTCTGCA AAATGCTGCGTTTACCGAGTTTGATGAAACAGATGAGGCCAGTGTGCAGGGCGCTGGCCCCACACCTGACCCGTGCATATGCCAAGGACATCAAGTTTGGAGCAGATGCCCGGGCTCTGATGCTCCAGGGCGTTGATCTGCTGGCTGATGCTGTGGCCGTCACCATGGGACCAAAG GGTCGCACCGTTATCATTGAGCAGAGCTGGGGCAGCCCCAAAGTCACCAAAGATGGTGTCACAGTTGCCAAAAGTATCGATCTGAAGGATAGGTATAAGAACATCGGGGCGAAGCTGGTACAGGATGTGGCCAACAATACTAACGAAGAGGCTGGAGACGGCACCACAACCGCCACAGTTTTGGCCCGTGCTGTTGCCAAGGAGGGATTTGACACCATCAGCAAAGGCGCCAACCCTGTGGAGATCCGCAGAGGAGTCATGATGGCAGTGGAAGAAGTCATCAACGAACTCAAGAAACTCTCCAAGCCGGTCACAACTCCAGAGGAAATTGCTCAA GTGGCTACTATTTCTGCCAATGGAGACACTGAAGTTGGTACCATCATCTCCAATGCTATGAAGAAAGTGGGCCGCAAGGGTGTTATTACAGTGAAG GATGGTAAAACCCTACATGATGAGCTTGAAATCATTGAGGGCATGAAGTTCGACCGTGGCTACATTTCTCCTTACTTCATCAACACAGCTaaag GCCAGAAGTGTGAGTTCCAGGATGCTTACTTGCTTCTGAGTGAGAAGAAGATCTCCAGTGTACAGAGCATCGTGCCAGCACTGGAAATGGCCAACCAGCATCGCAAGCCTCTGGTCATCATTGCTGAAGATGTGGACGGAGAGGCACTAAGCACTCTGGTCCTCAACAG GTTGAAGGTTGGACTTCAGGTCGTTGCAGTCAAGGCTCCAGGATTCGGTGACAACAGGAAAAACCAACTGCAGGATATGGCCATTTCCACTGGAGCCACG gtgtttGGTGATGAGGCTGTGGGTCTGGCCATTGAAGATATCCAGGCTCATGACTTTGGCAGAGTCGGAGAGGTCATCGTGACAAAGGATGACACGATGCTCCTCAAAGGCCGCGGTGATGCAGCAGCCATTGAAAAGCGTGTGAATGAGATCGCTGAACAGCTGGAGAGCACAAACAGTGACTACGAGAAGGAGAAACTCAACGAGCGTCTGGCCAAGCTCTCTGATGGAGTGGCTGTGATTAAG GTTGGAGGAACAAGTGACGTTGAAGTGAATGAGAAGAAAGACCGTGTCACTGATGCACTGAACGCCACTCGAGCTGCTGTGGAGGAGGGAATCGTTCTTGGAGGAGGATGTGCCCTGCTACGCTGCATCCCAGCCCTGGACAACATCAAGCCAGCCAATAATGATCAACTGATTG GTATCGACATTATTCGCAGAGCGCTTCGTATTCCTGCAATGACTATTGCCAAGAATGCAGGAGTTGAGGGCTCTCTGGTGGTGGAGAAGATCTTGCAGAGCGCTCCAGAGATTGGATATGATGCTATGAACGGAGAATATGTAAACATGGTCGAAAGAGGAATTATTGACCCCACaaag GTCGTGAGGACTGCGTTGCTAGATGCTGCAGGTGTTGCATCTCTGCTGTCTACTGCTGAAGCTGTAGTCACTGAGATACCAAAGGAGGAGAAGGACATGCCGGCTGGAGGAATGGGTGGAATGGGAGGCATGGGAGGCATGGGTGGCATGGGATTCTAA
- the LOC109075400 gene encoding MOB-like protein phocein isoform X4 produces MQAFRKFLPMFDRVLVERLAAETVTKGGIMIPEKSQAKVLQASVVAVGPGSTNKDFYNWSDESFEEMDSTLAVQQYIQQNIRSDCSNIEKIMEPPEGQDEGVWKYEHLRQFCLELNGLAVKLQNECHPDTCTQMTATEQWIFLCAAHKTPKECPAIDYTRHTLDGAACLLNSNKYFPSRVSIKESSVAKLGSVCRRIYRIFSHAYFHHRQIFDKYENETFLCHRFTRFVMKYNLMSKDNLIVPILEEEVQSATAGESDA; encoded by the exons ATG CAGGCTTTCCGGAAATTTCTTCCCATGTTCGACCgcgtgttggtggagcggctagCTGCAGAGACTGTGACTAAAGGAGGCATCATGATTCCAGAGAAGTCTCAAGCCAAAGTGCTGCAGGCTTCAGTGGTAGCAGTGGGTCCTGGATCCACCAACAAg GACTTCTATaactggtctgatgagtcttttGAAGAGATGGACAGCACACTGGCAGTGCAACAG tatatTCAGCAGAACATTCGCTCAGATTGTTCCAACATAGAGAAGATTATGGAGCCTCCAGAGGGACAGGATGAGGGGGTGTGGAAATATGAACATCTCAG ACAGTTCTGTTTGGAGCTGAATGGCTTAGCAGTTAAACTGCAG AACGAGTGTCATCCTGACACGTGTACCCAGATGACTGCCACGGAGCAGTGGATCTTTCTGTGTGCTGCCCATAAAACTCCCAAAGAG TGCCCTGCCATCGACTACACAAGGCACACTCTCGATGGAGCTGCGTGTCTTCTCAACAGCAACAAGTATTTTCCCAGCCG CGTCAGCATTAAAGAATCATCCGTGGCCAAACTGGGCTCGGTTTGCCGTCGCATCTATAGGATTTTCTCCCATGCTTACTTTCACCACCGCCAGATTTTTGACAAGTATGAG AATGAGACTTTCTTGTGTCACCGCTTCACTCGTTTTGTGATGAAGTACAACCTCATGTCTAAGGACAACCTCATTGTGCCCATCCTGGAAGAGGAAGTCCAGAGTGCCACTGCTGGGGAGAGTGACGCCTGA